Proteins co-encoded in one Eremothecium sinecaudum strain ATCC 58844 chromosome VI, complete sequence genomic window:
- a CDS encoding translation initiation factor 2A (Syntenic homolog of Ashbya gossypii AEL286C; Syntenic homolog of Saccharomyces cerevisiae YGR054W) codes for MSFQLLAKTPTGPNIFEGYPSFGKVNITECPSGFKTLRVSPCGRFLALSTDAGVTVYKGEEFQTILLELDIKDVYDLEFSPGGSYLSTWQRPHIDNESYQNVKIWYLNQDEPSAEEPMYEYQAKTQNSWSLQFSKLDNFAIRRFGKELRIIKLSHPATHFDFDAPFATLVPDGQISTYMISPAEHPTICTFSPEKGGKPAQLTIYPIIEGNIQKKIATKTFFKADSCQLKWNELGNAVLCLAITDFDASNQSYYGENTLYLLSFQGVNGALGGESVRVSLGKEGPIHDFTWSPTSRQFGVIYGFMPAKITFFDLKGNAVHTLTEQRKNTMIYSPSGRYILIAGFGNLQGAVEILDRHERFKCIAKFDAANTSICKWSPGGEFILTATTSPRLRVDNGMKVWHISGKLCFVSEYTELLEASWRNICPFKCKNPDSHVISAWDSTKVIDSPALKDPVLSSSQLEVHSSVAEYSSKSKRMNNNSSSSKPVGAYRPPHARRAAATGVSVPGASPKNTVPGMSMKPAKGVVPGMAPKESKSAAKNRKKRENSKKTNGVDSEGSTNGRSNGNSPEPSDSKVNKETSPEEKKIRSLLKKLRAIETLKQRQAVGDKLEDTQILKIQTEEKVLQELEALGWKP; via the coding sequence ATGTCGTTTCAATTGTTAGCGAAGACGCCTACTGGACCAAACATATTTGAAGGTTATCCATCATTTGGCAAAGTAAATATTACGGAGTGTCCAAGTGGCTTTAAAACTTTAAGAGTATCACCATGTGGAAGATTCTTGGCTCTCTCTACTGATGCGGGTGTCACTGTATATAAAGGTGAGGAATTTCAGACAATTTTGCTCGAACTGGACATCAAAGACGTGTATGACTTAGAGTTTTCTCCAGGTGGTTCATATTTATCTACGTGGCAAAGACCTCACATTGATAATGAATCTTACCAAAACGTTAAAATTTGGTACTTAAATCAGGATGAGCCTTCAGCGGAAGAACCTATGTATGAATATCAGGCTAAGACGCAAAACTCATGGTCGCTGCAATTCTCAAAGTTGGACAATTTTGCGATCAGGAGGTTTGGAAAGGAGTTGAGAATTATTAAATTGAGTCATCCAGCTACCCATTTTGACTTTGATGCTCCTTTCGCGACATTGGTGCCGGATGGACAAATTTCGACGTATATGATTTCGCCTGCTGAGCATCCAACGATCTGTACTTTCTCACCAGAAAAGGGAGGTAAGCCGGCACAGTTGACTATTTACCCAATTATAGAAGGTAATATTCAAAAGAAAATAGCCACTAAGACATTCTTTAAAGCGGACTCATGTCAATTGAAATGGAATGAGCTTGGGAATGCGGTATTATGCTTGGCTATTACCGATTTCGATGCGTCGAATCAATCCTACTATGGGGAGAATACCCTGTATTTGTTATCCTTCCAGGGTGTTAACGGTGCTCTAGGTGGTGAGTCGGTTAGGGTGTCCCTGGGAAAGGAAGGACCTATTCATGATTTCACATGGTCTCCAACTTCCAGGCAATTCGGTGTTATATATGGATTCATGCCAGCAAAGATCACTTTCTTTGACTTAAAAGGTAATGCTGTTCATACCTTGACTGAACAACGCAAAAACACGATGATTTATTCCCCTAGCGGCCGTTATATCTTAATTGCAGGTTTCGGGAATTTACAAGGTGCAGTTGAAATTTTGGATCGTCATGAGAGATTCAAATGCATTGCAAAGTTTGATGCAGCTAATACTTCTATCTGTAAGTGGTCTCCAGGTGGTGAGTTCATTTTAACTGCCACTACCTCTCCTAGATTGAGAGTCGACAATGGGATGAAGGTTTGGCACATAAGTGGCAAGCTCTGTTTTGTTAGTGAGTACACTGAGCTTTTGGAAGCATCATGGAGGAATATTTGTCCTTTCAAATGCAAGAATCCAGATTCCCACGTAATCTCGGCTTGGGACTCAACGAAAGTAATTGATTCGCCTGCTTTAAAGGACCCAGTTTTATCATCATCTCAATTGGAGGTACATTCAAGTGTTGCGGAGTACAGCTCGAAATCCAAGAGAATGAATAATAACAGCAGTTCTTCAAAGCCTGTTGGAGCTTACAGGCCTCCGCATGCTAGAAGAGCCGCTGCAACTGGTGTATCTGTTCCAGGCGCCTCTCCAAAGAATACTGTTCCTGGTATGAGCATGAAGCCTGCTAAGGGTGTTGTACCTGGTATGGCACCAAAGGAATCGAAATCCGCTGCCAAGAACAGAAAGAAGAGAGAAAACTCCAAGAAAACTAATGGTGTGGATTCTGAAGGTAGTACTAATGGTCGTAGCAATGGCAACAGTCCGGAACCAAGTGATTCTAAAGTAAACAAGGAAACTTCTCcagaagagaaaaagataCGTTCtcttttgaagaagttgagAGCCATTGAAACCTTGAAGCAAAGACAAGCCGTCGGTGACAAATTAGAAGATACCCAAATCCTAAAGATCCAAACCGAGGAGAAAGTGTTACAAGAATTGGAGGCCCTTGGTTGGAAACCATAG
- a CDS encoding HFL035Wp (Syntenic homolog of Ashbya gossypii AEL285W; Syntenic homolog of Saccharomyces cerevisiae YGR053C), which yields MARMVNIGESIRFCTRRYLCANGGQHANLGDMVTYLKEKTPRLLTECIDNSKLHENVKLRVMPLTRPYIPEASGISHYKAAWKMMQVAMNTFVIRQPCILEIQSMEVDKDQRLIKMRWETVQQPTVGEKQEETPLSGSEKWNSTSVEEFLLRLGMRHNEKWLQGLKKHTKLNNHVVSGLFVFELCENNERITCHTIDEVQLTEEGQEQSNKGGAKAFAI from the coding sequence ATGGCACGCATGGTGAATATAGGCGAGTCTATTAGATTTTGTACTCGTAGATATTTGTGTGCTAATGGTGGTCAACATGCTAACCTTGGCGACATGGTAACATACTTAAAGGAAAAGACGCCGAGGTTGCTTACTGAATGCATAGATAATTCGAAACTCCATGAAAATGTAAAATTGCGAGTTATGCCGCTAACGAGACCCTATATTCCAGAAGCTTCGGGTATTAGTCATTATAAAGCAGCCTGGAAGATGATGCAGGTTGCAATGAATACTTTTGTTATAAGACAGCCTTGTATACTGGAGATACAGAGCATGGAAGTGGATAAGGATCAAAGATTGATAAAAATGAGGTGGGAAACTGTGCAGCAACCAACAGTAGGCGAGAAGCAGGAAGAGACGCCTTTATCAGGCAGTGAAAAATGGAACAGTACAAGTGTTGAAGAATTCCTGTTGCGATTAGGCATGCGTCATAACGAAAAGTGGCTTCAGGGCTTAAAAAAGCACACTAAACTTAATAACCACGTCGTGAGTGGCCTATTTGTGTTTGAATTGTGTGAGAATAATGAACGCATCACGTGCCATACTATCGATGAGGTTCAACTTACCgaagaaggacaagaaCAATCAAATAAGGGAGGCGCCAAAGCATTTGCTATCTAA